In Acidovorax sp. GBBC 1281, a single window of DNA contains:
- a CDS encoding tetratricopeptide repeat protein, translating into MSFLLPATMILLVQTGSLFASLNPAAAWGVVRIIGWPYGLLCFFLFLLSQGAAIALALLMPLFKGWLLLPLGNWLFIYFGWVMCSLLGYAMYQNHEAFGIDLLPGGGLDDDAPPDRRTPRQIAQEATDALVAQQITDGDLAGALGTAYEDQRMHGDELPAQRRYHRVLALTDKTDTLLLHAQRFIPLLLNAGQTTEALKAFLTCRERDAQFVITDAGHTLALANTAWNGGDARQAIALLGGFDRRFKGHALVPKAYELVARVLLQGMNRPDMALKVLATLQARHADSPSVAEVQWLLRAHLPQPAAGGEAPSTP; encoded by the coding sequence GTGAGCTTCCTGCTGCCGGCCACCATGATCCTGCTGGTGCAGACGGGCAGCCTGTTCGCGTCGCTGAACCCTGCCGCCGCCTGGGGCGTGGTGCGGATCATCGGCTGGCCCTATGGTCTGCTGTGCTTTTTCCTGTTTTTGCTCAGCCAGGGCGCGGCCATCGCGCTGGCGCTGCTGATGCCGCTGTTCAAGGGCTGGCTGCTGCTGCCGCTGGGCAACTGGCTGTTCATCTATTTCGGCTGGGTGATGTGCAGCCTGCTGGGCTACGCCATGTACCAGAACCACGAGGCCTTCGGCATCGACCTGCTGCCCGGCGGCGGGCTGGACGACGATGCCCCGCCCGACCGGCGCACGCCCCGGCAGATCGCGCAGGAGGCGACCGACGCGCTGGTGGCCCAGCAGATCACCGACGGCGACCTGGCCGGTGCCCTGGGCACGGCCTACGAAGACCAGCGCATGCATGGGGATGAATTGCCCGCCCAGCGCCGCTACCACCGCGTGCTGGCGCTGACCGACAAGACCGACACCCTGCTGCTGCATGCCCAGCGCTTCATCCCGCTGCTGCTGAACGCGGGCCAGACGACCGAGGCGCTCAAGGCGTTCCTCACCTGCCGCGAGCGCGACGCGCAGTTCGTGATCACCGACGCGGGCCACACCCTGGCCCTGGCCAACACCGCGTGGAACGGCGGCGATGCCAGGCAGGCCATCGCGCTGCTGGGCGGGTTCGACCGGCGCTTCAAGGGGCATGCGCTGGTGCCCAAGGCCTACGAACTGGTCGCGCGCGTGCTGCTGCAGGGCATGAACCGCCCCGACATGGCCCTGAAGGTGCTCGCCACCCTGCAGGCGCGGCATGCGGACAGCCCCTCGGTGGCGGAGGTGCAATGGCTGCTGCGCGCCCATTTGCCGCAGCCGGCGGCAGGCGGCGAAGCGCCCTCCACGCCTTGA
- a CDS encoding rhomboid family protein, whose amino-acid sequence MFYAIPLDNRPTWRNPPWMTVLIIVVNLLVFWGPQRWEAKAVDRAAQVYLDSPLPGIELPPFVQWLKDAGHRDAEQARRMLAAHREHALLRWMEHEEGFQKRLHAGLVVRADDPQYADWKAARARYEAALPEPFTRRWAQSYEKDAPPRPVTWITAAFLHASTGHLLGNMVFLFLFGFSVELALGRWRYLAFYLLGAVGGSLMAGWAYAGQGSYGLGASGAVSALMGMYAVLYRLRRVRFFYQLFFYFNYVTAPALLLLPAWIANELLQHWLSGRGVAYMAHLGGLLTGAALMWGAGLVRRKAIEAPPPEAPAAPDDGFDAHVAQARQSAQAMQFERALVQWRAAAQLRPRDVPVLSAWFKTASLWPAGEDFHRAARRIFRLPGQDAATLDFQHASYRTYLDNARPSARLVPDDMAGLARRFVRAGQWSDAEKLLTALHRTAPQHAALGELVGMLVTALLQSGRREQAMAWLPQLQQLAPGSAPLRLLEGR is encoded by the coding sequence ATGTTCTATGCCATCCCGCTGGACAACCGCCCCACCTGGCGCAACCCGCCATGGATGACGGTGCTGATCATTGTGGTGAACCTGCTGGTCTTCTGGGGCCCGCAGCGCTGGGAGGCCAAGGCCGTGGACCGGGCGGCGCAGGTCTATCTGGACAGTCCCTTGCCCGGCATCGAACTGCCGCCTTTCGTGCAGTGGCTCAAGGACGCCGGCCACCGCGATGCCGAGCAGGCGCGGCGCATGCTGGCAGCGCACCGGGAGCACGCGCTGCTGCGGTGGATGGAGCACGAGGAGGGCTTTCAAAAGCGCCTGCACGCCGGCCTGGTCGTGCGCGCGGACGACCCGCAGTACGCCGACTGGAAGGCCGCCCGCGCCCGGTATGAGGCGGCGCTGCCCGAGCCCTTCACCCGCCGCTGGGCGCAGAGCTACGAAAAGGACGCGCCCCCGCGGCCCGTGACCTGGATCACCGCCGCTTTCCTGCATGCCAGCACGGGCCACCTGCTGGGCAACATGGTGTTCTTGTTCCTGTTCGGCTTTTCGGTCGAGCTGGCCCTGGGGCGGTGGCGGTACCTGGCCTTCTACCTGCTGGGGGCCGTGGGCGGTTCGCTGATGGCCGGGTGGGCGTATGCAGGCCAAGGCAGCTACGGCCTGGGGGCGTCCGGTGCGGTGTCGGCCCTCATGGGCATGTACGCGGTGCTGTACCGGCTGCGCCGCGTGCGATTCTTCTACCAGCTGTTCTTTTATTTCAACTACGTCACCGCGCCCGCGCTGCTGCTGTTGCCGGCGTGGATCGCCAACGAGTTGCTGCAGCACTGGCTCAGCGGCCGGGGCGTGGCCTACATGGCCCACCTGGGCGGGCTGCTGACGGGCGCCGCGCTGATGTGGGGCGCCGGTCTGGTGCGGCGCAAGGCGATCGAGGCACCGCCGCCCGAGGCGCCCGCCGCGCCGGACGACGGCTTCGATGCCCACGTGGCCCAGGCCCGGCAGTCGGCCCAGGCGATGCAGTTCGAGCGCGCCCTGGTGCAGTGGCGGGCGGCGGCGCAGTTGCGCCCGCGCGATGTGCCGGTGCTGAGCGCCTGGTTCAAGACCGCCAGCCTGTGGCCGGCGGGCGAGGATTTTCACCGCGCCGCCCGCCGCATCTTCCGGCTGCCGGGGCAGGACGCCGCCACGCTGGACTTCCAGCACGCCAGCTACCGCACCTACCTGGACAACGCCCGGCCCAGCGCCCGCCTGGTGCCCGACGACATGGCAGGCCTGGCGCGCCGCTTCGTGCGCGCGGGGCAGTGGAGCGACGCCGAGAAGCTGCTCACGGCCCTGCACCGCACCGCGCCGCAGCATGCGGCGCTGGGCGAACTGGTGGGCATGCTGGTCACGGCGCTGCTGCAGTCCGGGCGGCGCGAGCAGGCCATGGCTTGGCTGCCGCAGTTGCAGCAACTGGCACCCGGCAGCGCGCCGCTGCGGCTGCTCGAAGGCCGGTAG
- a CDS encoding SGNH/GDSL hydrolase family protein: protein MHSLRAFPTRSLVTLALACAGFAAQATPADSTAPSAVATSPSAYARWQSSMDAFAAADKERLPQAGGVLFVGSSTIRFWTDVAEDFRQLPVVINRGFGGSTMADCNHFVKNLVLQYRPRHVMVYAGDNDLAEGRTPEQILESFRSFVQTVRTELPDTRISYISIKPSPSRVALMPQMQQANALLAQYVRTVPNSDYIDVFSAMLDASGQPRAELFGPDRLHMNDAGYDLWRTVIGAFVAPAPAMRAGGASPTATAAMPAATVVTGNPALVRVSTGR, encoded by the coding sequence ATGCATTCTCTTCGGGCTTTCCCGACGCGTTCCCTTGTGACCCTGGCCCTGGCCTGTGCGGGATTCGCCGCCCAGGCGACCCCCGCCGACTCTACCGCTCCATCGGCGGTTGCCACGTCGCCCTCGGCCTATGCGCGCTGGCAGTCCAGCATGGACGCCTTCGCCGCCGCGGACAAAGAGCGCCTCCCGCAGGCCGGCGGCGTCCTCTTCGTCGGCAGCTCGACCATTCGTTTCTGGACCGACGTGGCGGAGGACTTCCGCCAGTTGCCCGTGGTGATCAACCGCGGTTTCGGCGGCTCCACCATGGCGGACTGCAACCATTTCGTGAAAAACCTGGTGCTCCAGTACCGCCCGCGCCATGTGATGGTCTATGCAGGCGACAACGATCTGGCCGAGGGCCGCACGCCCGAGCAGATCCTGGAGAGCTTCCGGTCCTTCGTGCAGACGGTACGCACCGAACTTCCCGACACCCGCATCAGCTACATCTCCATCAAGCCCAGCCCTTCGCGCGTGGCGCTGATGCCCCAGATGCAGCAGGCCAACGCCCTGCTGGCGCAGTACGTGCGCACGGTGCCCAACAGCGACTACATCGACGTCTTCTCGGCCATGCTCGATGCCTCCGGCCAGCCGCGGGCGGAGCTCTTCGGCCCCGACCGCCTTCACATGAACGATGCCGGCTACGACCTGTGGCGCACGGTGATCGGCGCGTTCGTGGCGCCGGCCCCCGCGATGCGGGCGGGCGGCGCTTCGCCCACCGCCACGGCCGCCATGCCTGCCGCCACGGTAGTCACCGGCAACCCCGCGCTGGTGCGGGTGAGCACCGGGCGCTGA
- a CDS encoding IS630 family transposase, translating to MPNATTRTEIALSEVERAELTSMARSRSLPAALSLRARIVLTCEGTDKASTAVAQALGISRSTVTKWRGRYARHRIAGLYDELRPGRPRTVDDERVAELITKTLHTKPADGGTHWSTRTLAADTGISKSTVARYLQTFNLKPHRADSFKLSTDPLFIEKLRDVVGLYLNPPDNALVLCVDEKSQCQALERTQPMLPMGFGYVEGVTHDYVRHGTTTLFAALNVMNGQVIAQCRPRHRHQEFLAFLRAIDKAVPDELDVHCIADNYASHKHPKVRAWLAERPRWHMHFVPTYSSWLNQVERFFSIITTRAIRRGSFTSVKDLINKIDTFIANYNQSCQPFTWTATADSILEKLARLCGRINGTGH from the coding sequence ATGCCCAATGCAACGACCCGAACAGAAATTGCGCTTAGTGAAGTGGAGCGCGCGGAACTGACGTCCATGGCGCGATCACGTTCGCTGCCAGCGGCGTTGTCGCTCAGGGCGCGCATCGTGCTGACTTGCGAAGGCACAGATAAAGCCAGCACCGCGGTTGCGCAGGCTCTGGGGATCAGTCGTAGCACTGTCACCAAGTGGCGCGGGCGCTATGCGCGCCATCGCATTGCAGGGCTTTACGACGAGTTGCGCCCGGGTCGCCCCCGCACGGTAGATGACGAGCGTGTTGCTGAGTTGATTACCAAGACGTTGCACACCAAGCCTGCTGATGGGGGTACCCACTGGAGCACCCGCACGCTGGCCGCCGATACGGGCATCAGCAAGAGCACGGTGGCGCGCTATCTGCAGACCTTCAACCTCAAGCCGCACCGGGCCGACAGCTTCAAGCTGTCGACCGATCCGCTGTTCATCGAGAAGCTGCGCGACGTTGTGGGGCTGTACCTGAACCCACCTGACAACGCGCTGGTGCTGTGCGTGGACGAGAAGAGCCAATGCCAAGCTTTGGAGCGTACGCAGCCGATGCTGCCAATGGGGTTTGGCTATGTCGAAGGTGTCACGCACGACTACGTGCGCCACGGCACCACCACCTTGTTCGCGGCCCTGAACGTGATGAATGGCCAAGTGATCGCGCAGTGCCGGCCCCGGCATCGTCATCAAGAGTTCCTTGCCTTCCTGCGCGCCATCGACAAGGCAGTGCCCGACGAACTGGATGTGCACTGCATAGCTGATAACTACGCCAGCCACAAGCATCCAAAGGTGCGCGCTTGGTTGGCCGAGCGGCCTCGCTGGCACATGCACTTCGTTCCGACCTATTCAAGCTGGCTCAATCAGGTCGAGCGCTTCTTCTCGATCATCACCACGCGGGCAATCCGCCGTGGCTCGTTCACCAGCGTGAAGGATCTGATCAACAAGATCGACACATTCATCGCGAATTACAACCAGTCCTGCCAGCCGTTTACTTGGACAGCTACAGCAGACTCCATCCTCGAAAAACTCGCCAGACTATGCGGGCGAATTAACGGGACAGGACACTAG
- a CDS encoding alpha-2-macroglobulin family protein, with product MTTTTHSFRALALALALGAAAQAHALSIISFSPQGEVSRVRQAVAKFDGPAVNFGDPKAPAPLSVSCSDAEAGQGTGRWTSEREWVYDFKGDLPPGVRCTAQVKSGFKSAAGAELSGTKSYAFNTGGPYVQNIRPGTYQPIDEEQFFMLQLNGPATLASVQANVWCVADGVGERVPVRLIEGAQREGLLASQGLDKTAAKEPLKYVTLACNRRLTSGGRVQLVFGKGVATPSGVGNTIEKRYEYKVREPFAADFRCERENAQSACLPIRPMFLSFNAPVPRKLAEAVRLRSDKETLKPRIDGEGDGDTVVNGVRFDPPFTAQTAFTVQLPKDFKDASGRTLRNADSFPLKVGTGAMPPLAKFAASPFGVVERYAEGPKEPALLPVTLRNVEAALKVQGLDAGKPADGAAPAKVSTLQPGSDADIIAWYRKVRRYDGYLVSRKSARRDVKGPLPAALESDSSEYVQSRMVSLLSGQGGVKTLDLPKPVNNDPRPFEVVGIPLPTGFHVVEIASPLLGKSLLDERHGEGRTMYVRTSALVTNLGVHFKLGRENSAAWVTTLDKGQVVAGAKVRVSDCNGRELATGTTNAQGVALFDGLSPEPPSCQGDDGGEQAYFVSARAPGADGVQDMAFTWSDWQRGIEPWRFNLPTSMEPRPDERAHTVFDRTLLRAGETVSMKHLLRTENRKGFGLPDEQPDTLVITHVGSGQQYTQDLTWRKTATGGLSAENTFAVPPAAKLGVYQVQLQGGSHSRNSFESGQFRVEEFRLPVLEGRITPTDKKPLVRVRSVPTDVQVNYVAGGGAANLPVRVSALVRGKSAQWSDFDAFSFMPPNQRGAQSQSHSDDEEAAAGQDARVIADKLALTLDKNGAGKLAIDNVPLARRPQELVLEATYADPSGEVQTLRSTQTLWPAAVVAGIKTEGWVSAAQKIRFQALALGLDGKVQEGVPLQVQAIARITTTSRKRMVGGFYSYDNKTETKDLGTVCTGKSDSRGLLLCETKLEEAGEVELVATARDKDGNTSEAASSVWVTRQGEIWFGGEDHDRIDLLPEKKTYQPGETAKLQVRMPFRHATALVSVEREGIIDTRVVQLNGQDPTVQVKIEEGWGPNVYVSVLALRGRLREVPWYSFFTWGFKAPTEWWSAFWYEGKEYVAPTAMVDLSKPAYRLGVAEIRVGTQAHQIQVKVVADKESYPVRGKAQVTITATLPGGKPAAGAEVALAAVDQALLELMPNTSWNLLDAMLQRRSWGVQTSTAQMEIIGRRHYGRKAVPAGGGGGHSQARELLDTLLLWQPAIQLDANGQAKVTVPLNDALTTFKIVAVADAGTGLFGTGATQIRATQDLQIISGLPPLVREDDQFRAQITLRNTTQAAMKVEVAARATLLQLDKQSVDIPPGESREVAWTVTAPAQLAQTRTEAILWEIEARDTAGANGARDALKATQRIIPAVPLTVQQATLVQVDGSFNLDVNPPADALPGRGGLKMSLQPKLAEGLPGVRDWFANYPFACLEQKTSKAVGLRDGTLWQTVVAQLPTYLDADGLANYFPPQAGSANRGSDTLTAYLLSAAHEASSLHPEFALPDEARAAMERGLTAFVEGRIQRDFWSPRKDLDMRKIAAIEALSRYGKASGRMLGSVTIAPNQWPTHTVIDWLNVLKRVNDVPQRDQRLAEATQVLKARLSYQGTKLIFSTERDDYWWWLMQNGDVNTARLMLAVMDDPAWKDDMGRLANGFISRQQNGAWHTTTANLWGGLALEKFSAKFEATPVAGVTRAALGSGNASVDWAKVERVKASDATGAAHQTTWFGAPASPGNFKNNGMFLPWSATGGKENLAITHQGTGKPWLTLQSVAAIQLKAPFAAGYAIKKTITPVEQAVPGKYTRGDVLRVTLEVNASADMTWVALTDPIPGGATILGSGLGRDSEIATQGEKRSGSAWAAFEERSFEAYRSYYEYLPKGTIKAEYTVRLNNVGDFALPPSRVEAMYAPEMFGETPNARVKVEAAAR from the coding sequence ATGACAACAACAACGCATTCCTTCCGCGCCCTGGCGCTGGCCTTGGCCCTGGGCGCGGCCGCCCAGGCCCATGCCCTGTCCATCATCAGCTTCTCGCCCCAGGGCGAGGTGTCCCGCGTCCGGCAGGCGGTGGCCAAGTTCGATGGCCCGGCGGTCAATTTCGGCGACCCCAAGGCCCCGGCCCCGCTCTCCGTGAGCTGCTCCGACGCCGAAGCCGGCCAGGGCACGGGCCGCTGGACCAGCGAGCGCGAATGGGTCTACGACTTCAAGGGCGACCTGCCGCCCGGCGTGCGCTGCACGGCCCAGGTGAAGTCGGGGTTCAAATCGGCCGCCGGCGCCGAGCTGTCGGGCACGAAGAGCTATGCATTCAATACCGGCGGCCCGTACGTCCAGAACATCCGCCCCGGCACCTACCAGCCTATCGACGAAGAGCAGTTCTTCATGCTGCAGTTGAACGGCCCGGCGACCCTGGCCAGCGTGCAGGCCAACGTCTGGTGCGTGGCCGATGGCGTGGGCGAGCGGGTTCCGGTGCGCCTGATCGAAGGCGCCCAGCGCGAGGGTCTGCTGGCCTCCCAGGGCCTGGACAAGACAGCCGCCAAGGAGCCGCTCAAATACGTCACCCTGGCCTGCAACCGGCGGTTGACCTCGGGCGGGCGGGTGCAACTCGTCTTCGGCAAGGGCGTGGCCACGCCGAGCGGCGTCGGCAACACCATCGAAAAGCGCTACGAGTACAAGGTGCGCGAGCCCTTCGCCGCCGATTTCCGCTGCGAGCGCGAGAACGCCCAGTCGGCCTGCCTGCCGATCCGCCCGATGTTCCTGTCGTTCAACGCACCCGTGCCGCGCAAGCTGGCCGAGGCGGTGCGCCTGCGCTCGGACAAGGAAACGCTCAAGCCCCGGATCGACGGTGAGGGCGATGGCGACACCGTGGTGAACGGCGTGCGCTTCGACCCGCCCTTCACGGCGCAGACGGCCTTCACGGTGCAATTGCCCAAGGACTTCAAGGACGCCTCGGGCCGCACGCTGCGCAATGCCGACAGCTTCCCGCTCAAGGTGGGAACGGGGGCCATGCCGCCCCTGGCCAAGTTCGCTGCCTCGCCATTCGGCGTGGTGGAGCGCTATGCGGAGGGCCCCAAGGAGCCCGCCTTGCTGCCCGTGACCTTGCGCAACGTCGAGGCCGCGCTCAAGGTCCAGGGCCTGGACGCCGGCAAGCCCGCCGATGGCGCGGCGCCCGCCAAGGTGAGCACCCTGCAGCCCGGCAGCGACGCCGACATCATTGCCTGGTACCGCAAGGTGCGCCGCTACGACGGCTACCTCGTGAGCCGCAAGAGCGCCCGCCGCGACGTGAAGGGCCCGCTGCCCGCTGCGCTGGAGAGCGACAGCAGCGAGTACGTGCAGTCGCGCATGGTCTCGCTGCTGTCCGGCCAGGGTGGCGTGAAGACGCTGGACCTGCCCAAGCCGGTCAACAACGACCCGCGGCCCTTCGAGGTGGTGGGCATTCCGCTGCCCACGGGCTTCCATGTGGTGGAGATCGCCTCGCCGCTGCTCGGCAAGTCGCTGCTGGACGAGCGCCACGGCGAAGGCCGCACCATGTATGTGCGCACCTCGGCGCTGGTGACCAATCTGGGGGTTCATTTCAAGCTCGGCCGCGAGAATTCGGCCGCCTGGGTGACCACGCTGGACAAGGGCCAGGTGGTGGCGGGCGCCAAGGTGCGCGTGTCCGACTGCAACGGCCGCGAACTGGCCACGGGCACGACCAACGCGCAGGGCGTGGCGCTGTTCGACGGCCTCTCGCCCGAGCCGCCGTCCTGCCAGGGTGACGATGGCGGCGAGCAGGCTTACTTCGTGAGCGCGCGCGCTCCGGGCGCCGATGGCGTGCAGGACATGGCCTTCACCTGGAGTGACTGGCAGCGCGGCATCGAGCCCTGGCGCTTCAACCTGCCCACCAGCATGGAACCCCGCCCCGACGAGCGGGCCCACACCGTGTTCGACCGCACGCTGCTGCGCGCCGGCGAAACCGTGTCGATGAAGCACCTGCTGCGCACCGAGAACCGCAAGGGCTTCGGCCTGCCGGACGAGCAGCCCGACACCCTGGTCATCACCCACGTGGGCAGCGGCCAGCAATACACGCAGGACCTCACCTGGCGCAAGACCGCTACGGGGGGCTTGAGCGCAGAGAACACCTTCGCCGTGCCCCCTGCCGCCAAGCTCGGCGTGTACCAGGTGCAGTTGCAGGGCGGCTCGCACAGCCGCAACAGCTTCGAGTCGGGCCAGTTCCGGGTCGAGGAGTTCCGCCTGCCCGTGCTGGAAGGCCGCATCACGCCCACCGATAAGAAGCCCCTGGTGCGCGTGCGCTCGGTGCCCACCGACGTACAGGTGAACTACGTGGCCGGTGGCGGCGCCGCCAACCTGCCCGTGCGCGTGTCGGCGCTGGTGCGCGGAAAATCTGCCCAGTGGAGCGATTTCGACGCCTTCAGCTTCATGCCGCCCAACCAGCGCGGCGCGCAATCGCAAAGCCACAGCGACGACGAAGAAGCGGCCGCCGGCCAGGACGCCCGCGTCATCGCCGACAAGCTGGCGCTGACGCTGGACAAGAACGGGGCCGGCAAGCTGGCCATCGACAACGTGCCCCTGGCGCGCCGGCCGCAGGAGCTGGTGCTGGAGGCCACCTACGCCGACCCGAGCGGCGAGGTGCAGACGCTGCGCAGCACGCAGACCCTGTGGCCCGCTGCCGTGGTGGCGGGCATCAAGACCGAAGGCTGGGTCTCCGCCGCGCAGAAGATCCGCTTCCAGGCGCTCGCGCTGGGGCTGGACGGCAAGGTGCAGGAGGGCGTTCCGCTGCAGGTGCAGGCCATCGCCCGCATCACCACCACCAGCCGCAAGCGCATGGTGGGCGGCTTCTACAGCTACGACAACAAGACCGAGACGAAAGACCTGGGCACCGTCTGCACGGGCAAGAGTGATTCGCGCGGCCTGCTGCTGTGCGAGACCAAGCTCGAAGAAGCCGGCGAAGTGGAGCTCGTGGCTACCGCGCGCGACAAGGACGGCAACACGTCCGAGGCGGCTTCGTCCGTCTGGGTCACGCGCCAGGGCGAGATCTGGTTCGGCGGCGAAGACCACGACCGCATCGACCTGCTGCCCGAAAAGAAAACCTACCAGCCCGGCGAGACCGCCAAGCTGCAGGTGCGCATGCCGTTCCGCCACGCGACGGCGCTGGTGAGCGTGGAGCGCGAAGGCATCATCGACACGCGCGTGGTGCAGCTCAACGGCCAGGACCCGACCGTGCAGGTCAAGATCGAGGAGGGCTGGGGCCCCAACGTCTACGTGAGCGTGCTGGCCCTGCGCGGCCGCCTGCGCGAGGTGCCGTGGTACAGCTTCTTCACCTGGGGCTTCAAGGCGCCGACCGAGTGGTGGAGCGCCTTCTGGTACGAGGGCAAGGAATACGTCGCGCCCACCGCCATGGTCGATCTGTCCAAGCCCGCCTACCGCCTGGGCGTGGCCGAGATCCGCGTCGGCACGCAGGCCCACCAGATCCAGGTGAAGGTGGTGGCCGACAAGGAAAGCTACCCCGTGCGCGGCAAGGCGCAGGTCACCATCACCGCCACGCTGCCCGGCGGCAAGCCCGCGGCCGGCGCCGAGGTGGCCCTGGCCGCCGTGGACCAGGCGTTGCTGGAGCTGATGCCCAACACCAGCTGGAACCTGCTCGATGCCATGCTGCAGCGCCGCTCCTGGGGCGTGCAGACCTCCACCGCGCAGATGGAAATCATCGGCCGGCGCCATTACGGCCGCAAGGCCGTGCCAGCGGGCGGCGGGGGCGGCCACAGCCAGGCGCGCGAACTGCTCGACACGCTGCTGCTGTGGCAGCCCGCGATCCAGCTCGATGCCAACGGCCAGGCCAAGGTGACCGTGCCGCTCAACGATGCACTCACCACGTTCAAGATCGTGGCCGTCGCCGATGCCGGCACGGGCCTGTTCGGCACCGGTGCGACCCAGATCCGGGCCACGCAGGACCTGCAGATCATCAGCGGCCTGCCGCCGCTGGTGCGCGAGGACGATCAGTTCCGCGCTCAGATCACCCTGCGCAACACGACCCAGGCCGCCATGAAGGTCGAGGTGGCCGCCCGCGCCACGCTGCTGCAGCTGGACAAGCAGAGCGTGGACATCCCGCCCGGCGAATCCCGCGAGGTGGCCTGGACCGTGACCGCCCCCGCGCAGCTGGCGCAGACGCGCACCGAGGCCATCCTGTGGGAGATCGAAGCCCGCGACACCGCGGGCGCCAACGGCGCGCGCGATGCGCTCAAGGCCACCCAGCGCATCATCCCCGCGGTGCCGCTCACGGTGCAGCAGGCCACGCTGGTGCAGGTGGACGGCAGCTTCAACCTGGACGTGAACCCGCCAGCCGATGCGCTGCCGGGCCGCGGCGGGCTGAAGATGTCGCTGCAGCCCAAGCTGGCCGAAGGCCTGCCGGGCGTGCGCGACTGGTTCGCCAACTACCCCTTCGCCTGCCTGGAGCAAAAGACCAGCAAGGCCGTGGGCCTGCGCGACGGCACCCTCTGGCAGACCGTGGTGGCGCAATTGCCCACCTACCTGGACGCCGATGGCCTGGCCAACTACTTCCCGCCCCAGGCCGGCAGCGCCAACCGGGGCAGCGACACGCTCACCGCCTACCTGCTGTCGGCGGCGCACGAAGCCTCCAGCCTGCACCCTGAGTTCGCCCTGCCGGACGAAGCCCGTGCCGCCATGGAACGCGGCCTGACCGCGTTCGTGGAAGGGCGCATCCAGCGCGACTTCTGGAGCCCGCGCAAGGACCTGGACATGCGCAAGATCGCGGCCATCGAGGCGCTGTCGCGCTACGGCAAGGCCTCCGGCCGCATGCTGGGCAGCGTCACCATCGCGCCCAACCAGTGGCCCACGCACACGGTGATCGACTGGCTGAACGTGCTCAAGCGCGTGAACGACGTGCCCCAGCGCGACCAGCGGCTGGCCGAGGCCACGCAGGTGCTGAAGGCCCGCCTGAGCTACCAGGGCACCAAGCTCATCTTCAGCACCGAGCGCGACGACTACTGGTGGTGGCTGATGCAGAACGGCGACGTCAACACCGCCCGCCTCATGCTCGCGGTGATGGACGACCCGGCCTGGAAGGACGACATGGGCCGCCTGGCCAACGGCTTCATCAGCCGCCAGCAGAACGGCGCATGGCACACCACCACCGCCAACCTGTGGGGCGGCCTGGCGCTGGAGAAATTCAGCGCCAAGTTCGAGGCCACGCCCGTTGCCGGCGTCACCCGCGCGGCCCTGGGCAGTGGCAACGCCAGCGTGGACTGGGCGAAGGTCGAGCGCGTGAAGGCGAGCGACGCCACGGGCGCGGCACACCAGACCACCTGGTTCGGCGCACCCGCATCGCCCGGCAACTTCAAGAACAACGGCATGTTCCTGCCCTGGTCGGCCACGGGCGGCAAGGAGAACCTGGCAATCACCCACCAGGGCACCGGCAAACCGTGGCTCACGCTGCAGTCGGTCGCGGCCATCCAGCTCAAGGCGCCGTTCGCGGCCGGCTACGCCATCAAGAAGACCATCACCCCGGTCGAGCAGGCCGTTCCCGGCAAGTACACGCGCGGCGACGTGCTGCGCGTGACGCTGGAGGTGAACGCCAGCGCCGACATGACCTGGGTGGCCCTGACCGACCCGATCCCGGGCGGCGCCACCATCCTGGGCAGCGGCCTGGGGCGCGATTCCGAGATCGCCACGCAGGGCGAGAAGCGCTCGGGCAGCGCCTGGGCGGCCTTCGAGGAGCGCAGCTTCGAGGCCTACCGCAGCTACTACGAGTACCTGCCCAAGGGCACCATCAAGGCGGAATACACCGTGCGGCTGAACAACGTGGGCGACTTCGCGCTGCCCCCGAGCCGCGTGGAAGCCATGTACGCGCCCGAGATGTTCGGCGAGACGCCGAACGCCCGGGTGAAGGTGGAAGCTGCCGCCCGCTGA